A region from the Lutra lutra chromosome 1, mLutLut1.2, whole genome shotgun sequence genome encodes:
- the MCOLN1 gene encoding mucolipin-1 isoform X2, which yields MAAPVGRRGSETERLLSPSPGYGTRAGASPTPPEEEDLRRRLKYFFMSPCDKFRAKGRKPFKLMLQVVKILVVTVQLILFGLSNQLAVTFREENTIAFRHLFLLGYSDGADDTFAAYTREQLYQAIFHAVDQYLLLPDVSLGRYAYVRGGGGPWANGSALALCQQYYHRGHVDPANDTFDIDPMVVTDCIRVDPPERPLVPPSDDLSLSDGSTSYKNLTLKFHKLINVTIHFQLKTINLQSLINNEIPDCYTFSVLITFDNKAHSGRIPISLETKAHIQECKHPSVFRHGDNSFRLLFDVVVILTCSFSFLLCARSLLRGFLLQNEFVGFMWRRRGRVISLWDRLEFVNGWYILLVTSDVLTISGTIMKIGIEAKNLASYDVCSILLGTSTLLVWVGVIRYLTFFHKYNILIATLRVALPSVMRFCCCVAVIYLGYCFCGWIVLGPYHVKFRSLSMVSECLFSLINGDDMFVTFAAMQAQQGRSSLVWLFSQLYLYSFISLFIYMVLSLFIALITGAYDTIKHPGGAGAEESELQAYIAQCQDSPTSGKFRRGSGSACSLLCCCGRDASEEHSLLVN from the exons AGACCGAGCGGCTCCTGAGCCCCAGTCCTGGGTATGGCACCCGGGCTggggcttcccccacccctccggAAGAGGAGGACCTCCGCCGCCGGCTCAAGTACTTCTTCATGAGTCCCTGTGACAAATTTCGGGCCAAAGGCCGCAAGCCCTTCAAGCTCATGCTGCAAGTCGTGAAGATATTGGTGGTCACCGTGCAG cTCATCCTGTTCGGGCTCAGCAACCAGCTGGCAGTGACGTTCCGGGAGGAGAACACCATTGCCTTCCGCCACCTCTTCCTGCTGGGTTACTCGGATGGGGCGGACGACACTTTCGCGGCCTACACGCGGGAGCAGCTCTACCAGGCCATCTTCCACGCTGTGGACCAG TACCTCCTGCTCCCTGATGTGTCGCTTGGCCGGTATGCCTATGTGCGAGGCGGGGGTGGCCCCTGGGCCAACGGCTCGGCCCTGGCCCTCTGCCAGCAGTACTACCACCGAGGCCACGTGGACCCAGCCAACGACACCTTTGACATCGATCCCATGGTTGTCACTG ACTGCATCCGGGTGGACCCCCCCGAGAGACCCCTTGTGCCCCCCAGTGATGATCTCTCCCTCTCGGACGGCAGCACCAGTTACAAGAACCTCACGCTCAAATTTCACAA GCTGATCAACGTCACCATCCACTTCCAGCTGAAAACCATCAACCTCCAGAGCCTGATCAACAATGAAATTCCCGACTGCTACACCTTCAGCGTCCTG ATCACTTTTGACAATAAGGCGCACAGTGGGCGTATCCCCATCAGCCTGGAGACAAAGGCCCACATCCAGGAGTGTAAGCATCCCAGCGTCTTCAGGCATG GAGACAACAGCTTCCGGCTCCTGTTTGACGTGGTCGTGATTCTcacctgctccttctccttcctgctgtgCGCCCGCTCACTGCTCCGTGGCTTTCTGCTGCAGAAC GAGTTTGTTGGGTTCATGTGGCGGCGGCGGGGACGGGTCATCAGCCTCTGGGATCGGCTGGAATTTGTCAACGGCTGGTACATCCTGCTGGTCACCAGCGATGTGCTCACCATCTCGGGCACCATCATGAAGATCGGCATAGAAGCCAAG AACCTGGCGAGCTATGACGTCTGCAGCATTCTCCTGGGCACCTCCACGCTGCTCGTCTGGGTCGGCGTCATCCGCTATCTGACCTTCTTCCATAAGTACAAC ATTCTCATTGCCACACTGCGGGTGGCCCTGCCCAGTGTCATGCGTTTCTGCTGCTGTGTGGCTGTCATCTACTTGGGCTATTGCTTCTGTGGCTGGATCGTGTTGGGGCCCTACCATGTGAAG TTTCGCTCGCTGTCCATGGTGTCGGAGTGCCTGTTCTCGCTCATCAACGGGGACGACATGTTTGTGACGTTCGCCGCGATGCAGGCTCAGCAGGGCCGCAGCAGCCTCGTCTGGCTGTTCTCCCAGCTCTACCTCTACTCCTTCATCAGCCTCTTCATCTACATGGTGCTTAGCCTCTTCATCGCGCTCATCACTGGCGCCTACGACACCATCAAG CACCCTGGCGGTGCTGGCGCAGAGGAGAGCGAGCTCCAGGCCTACATCGCGCAGTGCCAGGACAGCCCCACCTCCGGCAAGTTCCGCCGCGGGAGCGGCTCCGCCTGCAGTCTCCTCTGCTGCTGCGGCAG GGACGCCTCGGAGGAGCATTCGCTGCTGGTGAACTGA
- the MCOLN1 gene encoding mucolipin-1 isoform X3 — MGRTTLSRPTRGSSSTRPSSTLWTSTSCSLMCRLAGMPMCEAGVAPGPTARPWPSASSTTTEATWTQPTTPLTSIPWLSLCPFPDSLSSDCIRVDPPERPLVPPSDDLSLSDGSTSYKNLTLKFHKLINVTIHFQLKTINLQSLINNEIPDCYTFSVLITFDNKAHSGRIPISLETKAHIQECKHPSVFRHGDNSFRLLFDVVVILTCSFSFLLCARSLLRGFLLQNEFVGFMWRRRGRVISLWDRLEFVNGWYILLVTSDVLTISGTIMKIGIEAKNLASYDVCSILLGTSTLLVWVGVIRYLTFFHKYNILIATLRVALPSVMRFCCCVAVIYLGYCFCGWIVLGPYHVKFRSLSMVSECLFSLINGDDMFVTFAAMQAQQGRSSLVWLFSQLYLYSFISLFIYMVLSLFIALITGAYDTIKPWIYRPRPCSCHVCPLSRCSLPGPQLMSAPWRCWRRGERAPGLHRAVPGQPHLRQVPPRERLRLQSPLLLRQGRLGGAFAAGELSRSRHCYWTLALRLRRLTLIYL; from the exons ATGGGGCGGACGACACTTTCGCGGCCTACACGCGGGAGCAGCTCTACCAGGCCATCTTCCACGCTGTGGACCAG TACCTCCTGCTCCCTGATGTGTCGCTTGGCCGGTATGCCTATGTGCGAGGCGGGGGTGGCCCCTGGGCCAACGGCTCGGCCCTGGCCCTCTGCCAGCAGTACTACCACCGAGGCCACGTGGACCCAGCCAACGACACCTTTGACATCGATCCCATGGTTGTCACTG TGTCCCTTCCCTGACTCCCTGTCCTCAGACTGCATCCGGGTGGACCCCCCCGAGAGACCCCTTGTGCCCCCCAGTGATGATCTCTCCCTCTCGGACGGCAGCACCAGTTACAAGAACCTCACGCTCAAATTTCACAA GCTGATCAACGTCACCATCCACTTCCAGCTGAAAACCATCAACCTCCAGAGCCTGATCAACAATGAAATTCCCGACTGCTACACCTTCAGCGTCCTG ATCACTTTTGACAATAAGGCGCACAGTGGGCGTATCCCCATCAGCCTGGAGACAAAGGCCCACATCCAGGAGTGTAAGCATCCCAGCGTCTTCAGGCATG GAGACAACAGCTTCCGGCTCCTGTTTGACGTGGTCGTGATTCTcacctgctccttctccttcctgctgtgCGCCCGCTCACTGCTCCGTGGCTTTCTGCTGCAGAAC GAGTTTGTTGGGTTCATGTGGCGGCGGCGGGGACGGGTCATCAGCCTCTGGGATCGGCTGGAATTTGTCAACGGCTGGTACATCCTGCTGGTCACCAGCGATGTGCTCACCATCTCGGGCACCATCATGAAGATCGGCATAGAAGCCAAG AACCTGGCGAGCTATGACGTCTGCAGCATTCTCCTGGGCACCTCCACGCTGCTCGTCTGGGTCGGCGTCATCCGCTATCTGACCTTCTTCCATAAGTACAAC ATTCTCATTGCCACACTGCGGGTGGCCCTGCCCAGTGTCATGCGTTTCTGCTGCTGTGTGGCTGTCATCTACTTGGGCTATTGCTTCTGTGGCTGGATCGTGTTGGGGCCCTACCATGTGAAG TTTCGCTCGCTGTCCATGGTGTCGGAGTGCCTGTTCTCGCTCATCAACGGGGACGACATGTTTGTGACGTTCGCCGCGATGCAGGCTCAGCAGGGCCGCAGCAGCCTCGTCTGGCTGTTCTCCCAGCTCTACCTCTACTCCTTCATCAGCCTCTTCATCTACATGGTGCTTAGCCTCTTCATCGCGCTCATCACTGGCGCCTACGACACCATCAAG CCTTGGATATACAGGCCCAGACCTTGTTCCTGCCATGTGTGCCCACTCAGTAGATGTTCCCTTCCAGGCCCCCAGCTTATGTCAG CACCCTGGCGGTGCTGGCGCAGAGGAGAGCGAGCTCCAGGCCTACATCGCGCAGTGCCAGGACAGCCCCACCTCCGGCAAGTTCCGCCGCGGGAGCGGCTCCGCCTGCAGTCTCCTCTGCTGCTGCGGCAG GGACGCCTCGGAGGAGCATTCGCTGCTGGTGAACTGAGTCGGAGCCGCCACTGCTATTGGACACTAGCCCTCCGACTGCGGAGACTCACGCTTATTTATTTGTAG
- the MCOLN1 gene encoding mucolipin-1 isoform X1, giving the protein MAAPVGRRGSETERLLSPSPGYGTRAGASPTPPEEEDLRRRLKYFFMSPCDKFRAKGRKPFKLMLQVVKILVVTVQLILFGLSNQLAVTFREENTIAFRHLFLLGYSDGADDTFAAYTREQLYQAIFHAVDQYLLLPDVSLGRYAYVRGGGGPWANGSALALCQQYYHRGHVDPANDTFDIDPMVVTDCIRVDPPERPLVPPSDDLSLSDGSTSYKNLTLKFHKLINVTIHFQLKTINLQSLINNEIPDCYTFSVLITFDNKAHSGRIPISLETKAHIQECKHPSVFRHGDNSFRLLFDVVVILTCSFSFLLCARSLLRGFLLQNEFVGFMWRRRGRVISLWDRLEFVNGWYILLVTSDVLTISGTIMKIGIEAKNLASYDVCSILLGTSTLLVWVGVIRYLTFFHKYNILIATLRVALPSVMRFCCCVAVIYLGYCFCGWIVLGPYHVKFRSLSMVSECLFSLINGDDMFVTFAAMQAQQGRSSLVWLFSQLYLYSFISLFIYMVLSLFIALITGAYDTIKPWIYRPRPCSCHVCPLSRCSLPGPQLMSAPWRCWRRGERAPGLHRAVPGQPHLRQVPPRERLRLQSPLLLRQGRLGGAFAAGELSRSRHCYWTLALRLRRLTLIYL; this is encoded by the exons AGACCGAGCGGCTCCTGAGCCCCAGTCCTGGGTATGGCACCCGGGCTggggcttcccccacccctccggAAGAGGAGGACCTCCGCCGCCGGCTCAAGTACTTCTTCATGAGTCCCTGTGACAAATTTCGGGCCAAAGGCCGCAAGCCCTTCAAGCTCATGCTGCAAGTCGTGAAGATATTGGTGGTCACCGTGCAG cTCATCCTGTTCGGGCTCAGCAACCAGCTGGCAGTGACGTTCCGGGAGGAGAACACCATTGCCTTCCGCCACCTCTTCCTGCTGGGTTACTCGGATGGGGCGGACGACACTTTCGCGGCCTACACGCGGGAGCAGCTCTACCAGGCCATCTTCCACGCTGTGGACCAG TACCTCCTGCTCCCTGATGTGTCGCTTGGCCGGTATGCCTATGTGCGAGGCGGGGGTGGCCCCTGGGCCAACGGCTCGGCCCTGGCCCTCTGCCAGCAGTACTACCACCGAGGCCACGTGGACCCAGCCAACGACACCTTTGACATCGATCCCATGGTTGTCACTG ACTGCATCCGGGTGGACCCCCCCGAGAGACCCCTTGTGCCCCCCAGTGATGATCTCTCCCTCTCGGACGGCAGCACCAGTTACAAGAACCTCACGCTCAAATTTCACAA GCTGATCAACGTCACCATCCACTTCCAGCTGAAAACCATCAACCTCCAGAGCCTGATCAACAATGAAATTCCCGACTGCTACACCTTCAGCGTCCTG ATCACTTTTGACAATAAGGCGCACAGTGGGCGTATCCCCATCAGCCTGGAGACAAAGGCCCACATCCAGGAGTGTAAGCATCCCAGCGTCTTCAGGCATG GAGACAACAGCTTCCGGCTCCTGTTTGACGTGGTCGTGATTCTcacctgctccttctccttcctgctgtgCGCCCGCTCACTGCTCCGTGGCTTTCTGCTGCAGAAC GAGTTTGTTGGGTTCATGTGGCGGCGGCGGGGACGGGTCATCAGCCTCTGGGATCGGCTGGAATTTGTCAACGGCTGGTACATCCTGCTGGTCACCAGCGATGTGCTCACCATCTCGGGCACCATCATGAAGATCGGCATAGAAGCCAAG AACCTGGCGAGCTATGACGTCTGCAGCATTCTCCTGGGCACCTCCACGCTGCTCGTCTGGGTCGGCGTCATCCGCTATCTGACCTTCTTCCATAAGTACAAC ATTCTCATTGCCACACTGCGGGTGGCCCTGCCCAGTGTCATGCGTTTCTGCTGCTGTGTGGCTGTCATCTACTTGGGCTATTGCTTCTGTGGCTGGATCGTGTTGGGGCCCTACCATGTGAAG TTTCGCTCGCTGTCCATGGTGTCGGAGTGCCTGTTCTCGCTCATCAACGGGGACGACATGTTTGTGACGTTCGCCGCGATGCAGGCTCAGCAGGGCCGCAGCAGCCTCGTCTGGCTGTTCTCCCAGCTCTACCTCTACTCCTTCATCAGCCTCTTCATCTACATGGTGCTTAGCCTCTTCATCGCGCTCATCACTGGCGCCTACGACACCATCAAG CCTTGGATATACAGGCCCAGACCTTGTTCCTGCCATGTGTGCCCACTCAGTAGATGTTCCCTTCCAGGCCCCCAGCTTATGTCAG CACCCTGGCGGTGCTGGCGCAGAGGAGAGCGAGCTCCAGGCCTACATCGCGCAGTGCCAGGACAGCCCCACCTCCGGCAAGTTCCGCCGCGGGAGCGGCTCCGCCTGCAGTCTCCTCTGCTGCTGCGGCAG GGACGCCTCGGAGGAGCATTCGCTGCTGGTGAACTGAGTCGGAGCCGCCACTGCTATTGGACACTAGCCCTCCGACTGCGGAGACTCACGCTTATTTATTTGTAG